Below is a window of Neofelis nebulosa isolate mNeoNeb1 chromosome 8, mNeoNeb1.pri, whole genome shotgun sequence DNA.
ttttacttttatttgcatgtatttcATGCAGAATTTACTCCCGGgccataagtttttgtttcttcagtttcttctgggatatctttttcttctgtgcaacCTCCTCTTCTGGTTTAGGAACAATCTGCTCTTTTTCAGTAAGGATCATCTCAATGTGGCAGGGAGAGCTCATGTATGGGTTTATCCGACCATGAGCCCTGTAAGTTCTACGCCGCATTTTGGGGGCTTTGTTCACCTGGATGTGCTCAATGACCAGAGAATCTACATCTAAACCCTTAAGTTCAGCATtactctctgcatttttaagcatgtGCAGTAAAAATTCGGCACTCTTTTTGGGCCACCGACCCTGTGTCCAGCCCCACTGTTTGGCCTGGGCACACCTACCAACTCCACCATTGTAGCG
It encodes the following:
- the LOC131519262 gene encoding large ribosomal subunit protein uL22-like → MVRYSLDPENPTKSCKSRGSNLCVHFKNTRETAQAIKGMHIRKATKYLKDVTLQKQCVPFRRYNGGVGRCAQAKQWGWTQGRWPKKSAEFLLHMLKNAESNAELKGLDVDSLVIEHIQVNKAPKMRRRTYRAHGRINPYMSSPCHIEMILTEKEQIVPKPEEEVAQKKKISQKKLKKQKLMARE